One window of the Saccopteryx bilineata isolate mSacBil1 chromosome 2, mSacBil1_pri_phased_curated, whole genome shotgun sequence genome contains the following:
- the LOC136322167 gene encoding N-acetyllactosaminide alpha-1,3-galactosyltransferase-like codes for MKTQPELKLSDWFFPRASINTTTNWLAPVVWHGTYKEDILENNYANHKITVGLTVFAVGRYIELYLFNFISSANKYFMVGQKVIIYVLTDDFSKMPWPELSPLRTIKVFEIKREKRWQDVSMMRMKIISEHVVDHIQYEVDFLFCMDVDQVFVGKYGLETLGESVVQLHSYWYKAHPIEVPYERNQSSEAYIPIGEGDFYYHAATFGGTPIQVLNIARACFKGIMNDKKNNIEAVWHDESHLNKYFFLHKPTKLLSPEYNWDPHLRHPGEIKAFKIRWAHKHFKFFNRHVVF; via the exons ATGAAAACTCAGCCAGAATTAAAGTTATCAGATTGGTTTTTTCCCAG AGCATCCATAAATACAACCACTAACTGGTTAGCCCCAGTTGTGTGGCATGGCACTTACAAAGAAGACATATTGGAAAATAATTATGCAAATCATAAAATTACTGTGGGGCTGACTGTGTTTGCTGTGGGAAG ATATATTGAACTCTATTTGTTTAACTTTATATCATCTGCTAATAAGTATTTTATGGTTGGCCAGAAAGTCATAATTTATGTTCTGACAGATGACTTCTCCAAGATGCCTTGGCCAGAACTGAGTCCCCTCCGTACAATCAAAGTTTTTGAAATTAAGCGAGAGAAGAGATGGCAAGATGTTAGTATGATGCGCATGAAGATCATCAGTGAACATGTTGTAGATCACATCCAGTATGAAGTTGACTTCCTCTTCTGCATGGATGTGGATCAAGTTTTCGTGGGGAAATATGGATTGGAGACCCTGGGGGAGTCAGTAGTTCAGTTACATTCTTATTGGTATAAGGCACATCCTATAGAGGTACCTTATGAGAGAAATCAGTCATCAGAAGCATATATACCTATAGGTGAGGGAGACTTTTATTACCATGCTGCTACATTTGGTGGCACTCCTATTCAGGTTCTCAACATTGCCAGGGCATGCTTCAAAGGAATCAtgaatgataagaaaaacaacaTTGAAGCAGTGTGGCATGATGAAAGTCACTTAAACAAATACTTCTTTCTCCATAAACCCACTAAACTCTTATCTCCAGAGTATAACTGGGATCCTCATTTAAGACATCCTGGTGAAATTAAAGCTTTCAAAATCCGTTGGGCTCATAAGCATTTTAAATTCTTCAATCGACACGTAGTATTTTAG